A region of Nostoc sp. 'Peltigera membranacea cyanobiont' N6 DNA encodes the following proteins:
- a CDS encoding aspartate aminotransferase family protein, whose product MSLQTLVDEATIPPDSGSVTSNPFDTDSFNQAVMSTYGRFPLALERGAGCRVWDTQGREYLDFVAGIATCTLGHAHPVMVEAVTRQIQKLHHVSNLYYIPEQGELAKWLVEHSCADRVFFCNSGAEANEAAIKLARKYAHTVLDIEKPIILTANASFHGRTLATVTATGQPKYQKYFDPLVPGFHYVNYNDINAVEVAISELDEGDYRVAAILIEPLQGEGGVRPGDVAYFKKLRQICDETGVLLIFDEVQVGMGRSGKLWAYEHLGVEPDIFTSAKGLGGGIPIGAMMSKKFCDVFQPGEHASTFGGNPFVCGVALSVCQTLERENILQNVQDRGEQLRTGLRAIAAKYPQYIGEVRGWGLINGLELRADIQLTAADIVNAAIKEGVLLVPAGPKVVRFVPPLIVTEAEVNTALEAVEKAMSNDKL is encoded by the coding sequence GTGAGCCTACAAACTCTCGTTGACGAAGCCACCATCCCCCCAGATTCAGGGTCTGTAACGTCTAATCCCTTTGATACAGATAGCTTTAATCAAGCTGTCATGTCTACCTACGGTCGGTTTCCCTTAGCCCTAGAACGGGGTGCTGGGTGCCGGGTTTGGGATACACAGGGGCGCGAATATCTAGACTTTGTAGCGGGAATTGCCACTTGTACTTTGGGACACGCCCACCCAGTTATGGTAGAAGCGGTAACACGCCAAATCCAGAAGCTGCATCATGTCTCTAATTTGTACTATATTCCTGAACAAGGAGAATTGGCAAAATGGCTCGTTGAACATTCTTGTGCCGATCGCGTATTTTTCTGCAATTCTGGAGCAGAAGCCAACGAAGCCGCAATAAAACTGGCGCGGAAATATGCCCACACAGTATTAGACATTGAAAAACCAATAATTTTAACCGCCAATGCCAGTTTCCACGGGCGGACTTTAGCAACTGTTACCGCTACAGGACAACCAAAATATCAAAAATATTTCGATCCTTTGGTTCCTGGGTTCCACTACGTAAATTACAACGATATTAACGCTGTGGAAGTGGCGATTAGCGAGTTGGATGAAGGCGATTATCGGGTAGCGGCGATTCTGATTGAGCCATTGCAGGGAGAAGGCGGTGTGCGTCCGGGAGATGTTGCCTATTTCAAAAAGCTTCGGCAGATTTGCGACGAAACTGGCGTTTTGTTGATTTTTGATGAAGTGCAAGTTGGTATGGGGCGCAGTGGCAAATTATGGGCTTACGAACATCTCGGCGTTGAACCGGATATCTTCACCAGTGCCAAAGGGTTAGGTGGCGGTATTCCCATCGGTGCGATGATGAGCAAGAAATTCTGCGATGTGTTTCAACCAGGGGAACACGCTAGCACCTTTGGCGGCAATCCATTTGTGTGTGGTGTAGCACTCAGTGTTTGCCAGACATTGGAACGGGAAAATATTTTGCAGAATGTGCAAGACAGGGGCGAACAGTTACGAACCGGATTAAGAGCGATCGCAGCTAAATATCCTCAGTACATTGGCGAAGTTCGGGGTTGGGGTTTAATCAACGGTTTGGAGTTACGAGCCGATATTCAACTAACCGCAGCCGATATCGTCAATGCTGCCATCAAGGAGGGCGTATTGCTGGTACCAGCCGGGCCAAAAGTAGTCCGATTTGTGCCACCGCTAATTGTCACAGAGGCAGAAGTAAACACTGCCTTGGAAGCTGTGGAAAAGGCGATGTCTAACGACAAGCTGTAG
- the tnpA gene encoding IS200/IS605 family transposase, with amino-acid sequence MTRKSLRKGAHVVFDIHLHMVFVTKFRRLVFTKAMLADMEPIFVRVLTANQCILEEFNGEPDHVHLLVSLHPDNNISDLMASLKSASSRILRQQYKSEIGKFYWGEKVKLWHDSKCVVSCGGAPLEIVKDYIKEQSGGKE; translated from the coding sequence GTGACTAGGAAGAGTTTAAGGAAAGGAGCGCACGTAGTTTTTGATATTCATCTACACATGGTTTTTGTAACTAAGTTTCGTAGGTTAGTTTTTACAAAAGCCATGCTTGCAGACATGGAGCCTATTTTTGTGCGGGTATTGACTGCTAATCAGTGCATCCTTGAGGAATTTAATGGTGAGCCTGACCACGTACATTTGCTTGTCAGCCTACATCCAGATAACAATATTTCTGATTTAATGGCTTCACTTAAATCAGCTTCTAGCAGGATTTTGAGACAACAATACAAATCAGAAATAGGTAAGTTTTACTGGGGTGAAAAAGTTAAACTATGGCATGACTCTAAATGTGTAGTTTCATGTGGTGGAGCGCCATTGGAAATAGTCAAAGATTACATTAAAGAGCAGTCAGGCGGAAAAGAATGA
- a CDS encoding RNA-guided endonuclease InsQ/TnpB family protein, with product MIRLMLYGCQQILLNPDNDLKVILEFLCSEATKLSNCGTYYARQLYFKTGLIPSKFDLNNQLSNNIHFAAMYSQAAQQCLMSVAESFKSFVGLLKGIKNGTVTQKPKLPGYRDGGLSLVTYPAQAIKLTPLGLRFPLGTKVKTWFGIAEFYLPMPSNLDRKQIREYRILPRNGEFYLELVYKLSTIQSDVDFNKVIGIDPGLNNWLTCVSNVGTSLIVDGLHLKSLNQWYNKRVSVLKENQPQGFWSKQLALITEKRNRQVRDAVNKAARLILNHCLENKIGTIVFGWNEGQRQNINLGSKTNQKFVQIPTARLKDRIAQLCQQYGLRFEETEESYTSKASFLDSDLLPTFGAKPEGWQESGKRVKRGLYRSANGTKINADANGASNILRKVAVKLGLDLSGISRGALIAPLRIRFWIA from the coding sequence ATGATTCGACTGATGCTATATGGTTGCCAACAAATACTATTAAATCCTGATAACGATCTAAAAGTAATCTTAGAGTTTTTGTGTAGTGAAGCAACAAAACTCTCTAATTGTGGAACGTACTATGCCCGCCAACTTTACTTTAAAACTGGTCTAATCCCTAGCAAATTTGATTTAAATAATCAGCTATCTAACAATATTCATTTTGCCGCAATGTACTCTCAAGCAGCACAACAATGCTTAATGAGTGTAGCAGAGTCATTCAAATCATTTGTGGGACTACTCAAAGGGATAAAAAACGGGACTGTAACGCAAAAACCTAAGCTTCCAGGATATCGAGATGGCGGATTAAGCTTAGTAACCTATCCGGCTCAAGCCATAAAACTGACTCCACTTGGCTTACGTTTCCCGTTGGGTACCAAAGTAAAGACATGGTTTGGAATAGCCGAATTTTACTTGCCTATGCCCTCGAATCTCGATCGCAAACAAATTAGAGAGTATCGAATTCTCCCTAGAAATGGTGAATTCTATTTGGAGCTTGTTTACAAACTTTCCACCATTCAATCTGATGTAGATTTTAACAAAGTCATTGGCATAGACCCAGGACTCAATAACTGGTTAACCTGTGTAAGCAATGTTGGTACATCTTTGATAGTCGATGGATTGCATCTCAAGAGTTTGAATCAGTGGTATAACAAACGAGTATCTGTCCTTAAAGAGAATCAACCACAAGGTTTTTGGTCTAAGCAATTAGCTCTCATTACGGAAAAACGAAATAGACAAGTTAGAGATGCTGTCAATAAGGCGGCTCGACTGATATTAAATCACTGCCTTGAAAACAAAATAGGAACAATCGTTTTTGGGTGGAATGAAGGTCAGCGCCAAAATATAAATCTTGGCAGCAAGACCAATCAAAAGTTTGTTCAAATTCCTACTGCTAGATTGAAAGATAGAATTGCTCAACTCTGCCAACAGTATGGATTAAGATTTGAAGAAACTGAAGAAAGTTACACAAGTAAGGCGAGCTTTTTAGATTCTGATTTGCTACCTACATTCGGCGCAAAACCTGAAGGGTGGCAAGAGTCTGGTAAGCGAGTTAAGCGTGGTTTGTACCGTTCGGCGAATGGTACAAAAATAAATGCTGATGCTAATGGGGCATCTAACATTCTAAGAAAAGTAGCGGTGAAGCTTGGGCTAGACCTAAGTGGAATCAGTAGGGGTGCATTGATAGCACCTTTGAGAATCCGTTTCTGGATTGCTTAA
- a CDS encoding hybrid sensor histidine kinase/response regulator, producing the protein MEKPIIHILLVEDSPSDAHLLRRIFFHPDREQWQMLHVERLSEAIYASRENSASTVDDSQIESRKQRRFDLVLLDLSLPDSIGLDTLKEFRAAVPDIPVVVLTGLDDEDLAMQALAEGAQDYLVKDQITIQQLVRAIRYAIERSEILNQLRDSEERTRQALAKEQELNELKSNFVAMVSHEFRTPMTTIRTAVDILEYNSEKLTDDRRTKYFDRIQNAINQMLNLLDEILFLSKTEAAKLEYKPTFLDLEKFCIELTDILQVNAGSQHSIIFTFQGESTQAQMDEDLLNCIFTNLISNAIKYSPPNSTIWFDLICKDGLATFQVRDRGMGIPLKDQICLFQTFYRASNVGVIQGTGLGLTIVKKCVELHGGHVQLESEENVGTTVIVTLPLQWLGG; encoded by the coding sequence ATGGAAAAACCTATAATTCACATTTTATTAGTAGAAGATAGTCCTAGTGATGCCCATCTGCTACGTCGGATATTTTTTCATCCAGATCGAGAACAATGGCAGATGTTACATGTTGAACGGCTATCTGAAGCAATATATGCTAGCAGGGAAAACTCCGCGTCCACTGTTGATGATTCTCAGATAGAGAGTCGCAAGCAACGCAGATTCGACCTGGTTTTATTAGACCTTAGCCTCCCTGACTCTATTGGACTCGATACCTTGAAAGAATTTCGGGCAGCAGTCCCCGATATCCCAGTTGTGGTATTAACAGGGCTTGATGATGAAGATTTAGCAATGCAAGCTTTAGCAGAAGGCGCACAAGACTATCTCGTTAAAGATCAAATAACGATACAACAGTTAGTGCGTGCCATTCGCTATGCCATTGAAAGGAGCGAAATTCTCAACCAACTCCGGGATAGCGAAGAACGTACCCGTCAGGCACTGGCAAAAGAACAAGAACTCAACGAATTAAAATCGAACTTTGTAGCAATGGTCTCCCACGAGTTTCGTACCCCCATGACTACGATTCGGACGGCTGTAGATATCCTTGAATATAACAGTGAAAAACTAACTGACGATCGCAGAACTAAATACTTCGATCGAATTCAAAATGCTATCAACCAGATGCTCAATCTCTTAGATGAGATCCTATTTTTGAGTAAAACTGAAGCAGCTAAACTAGAATACAAACCGACATTTCTGGATTTAGAAAAATTCTGTATTGAACTTACAGATATTCTACAAGTCAATGCAGGTAGTCAGCACAGCATTATTTTTACCTTTCAAGGTGAATCCACCCAAGCTCAAATGGATGAAGACCTCCTCAATTGTATCTTCACGAATTTGATTTCCAACGCCATCAAATATTCCCCTCCAAATAGCACTATTTGGTTTGATTTGATTTGCAAAGATGGTCTGGCAACTTTCCAGGTAAGAGATCGGGGAATGGGTATTCCCCTCAAAGACCAAATTTGTCTGTTTCAAACCTTTTATCGGGCCAGTAATGTGGGTGTAATTCAAGGAACAGGACTAGGACTCACTATAGTTAAAAAATGTGTGGAGTTACATGGTGGTCATGTTCAATTAGAAAGTGAGGAAAATGTTGGCACAACAGTAATTGTGACTCTGCCACTACAATGGCTAGGCGGATAA
- a CDS encoding ribonuclease Z, with the protein MQITFLGTSSGVPTRSRNVSSVALRLPQRAELWLFDCGEGTQHQIMRSELKISQLSRIFITHMHGDHIFGLMGLLATCGLAGNVERIDIYGPPGLNDYIQSASRYSYTHFSYPIKVHAIRPGVIYEDNDFTVSCGNLHHRITAFGYRVAEKDRTGRFDVEKAKALEIPSGRIYGQLKRGETVTLDDGRVIDGTQLCGPTEIGRKIAYCTDTIYCDGAVKLAQDADVLIHEATFAHQDADMAFQRLHSTTTMAAQTALAAGAHRLIMSHFSPRYAPGNTLELKDLLKEARAIFPRTDMAYDFMIHEVPRRREVELTKVGV; encoded by the coding sequence GTGCAGATAACATTCTTAGGGACGAGTTCCGGTGTACCGACGCGATCGCGCAATGTTTCCAGTGTCGCCCTGAGATTACCCCAAAGGGCAGAACTGTGGTTATTCGACTGTGGTGAAGGCACCCAGCATCAAATTATGCGGAGTGAACTGAAAATCAGTCAACTCTCCCGAATTTTTATCACCCACATGCACGGCGATCACATCTTTGGCTTGATGGGACTTCTTGCTACTTGCGGCTTGGCTGGCAATGTAGAACGAATTGATATCTATGGGCCACCTGGATTAAATGATTACATTCAATCCGCCTCCCGTTACTCTTACACACACTTTTCTTACCCTATTAAAGTTCATGCCATCCGTCCAGGGGTAATTTATGAAGACAATGACTTCACCGTTAGCTGCGGTAATTTGCATCACCGCATTACAGCTTTCGGCTACCGCGTAGCCGAAAAAGACCGGACAGGACGCTTTGATGTGGAAAAAGCCAAAGCGTTGGAAATTCCTTCTGGCCGCATTTACGGTCAACTCAAACGCGGTGAAACTGTTACCCTTGACGACGGACGGGTAATTGATGGCACTCAATTATGCGGCCCTACAGAAATTGGTCGGAAAATCGCCTATTGTACAGACACTATTTATTGTGATGGTGCAGTAAAATTAGCTCAAGATGCAGATGTGTTAATTCACGAAGCAACCTTTGCCCATCAAGATGCAGACATGGCTTTTCAGCGCTTGCATTCCACAACCACAATGGCAGCGCAAACAGCTTTAGCTGCTGGGGCACATCGACTGATCATGAGCCATTTCAGTCCCCGCTATGCTCCCGGTAATACTTTAGAATTGAAGGATCTCCTTAAGGAAGCCCGTGCTATTTTTCCCCGTACTGACATGGCTTATGATTTCATGATTCATGAAGTACCCAGACGACGGGAAGTAGAGTTAACCAAGGTAGGCGTTTGA
- a CDS encoding GumC family protein: MAKISLNQEQQVTTSAQSAVDIRQLSTILLRRRFLIFGVSCVVMSATSLLAVIAKPAYQSNMQILVNSNLSQGAQSNNIPVEADTQVTNSNSLVVDSTTQMKLMLSYKLLQKAVDLLHSDYPDITLADINGQTKQNKKSPLEVTPEEGGIGVNQVFSQVFKVSFHDEDPVKAQKILQALQKVYQSYNKEQQKERLNHGLAFVNTRLPEIKKEVSKADKNLEQFRKKHKLLDPEVQSKILLESLADIQNQLQSTRANLQDANARYDNLEQQIASSSQQNELISSRLNQSSRYQTLLSEIQKTELALAKERLRYTDDYPSVQKLKQQRQSQLSLLRQEVKSITTSSKGEPLLKGQMVGVDPTLIDEFILVQTTVLGLTANEKNLAESEQRLRSDLNKYPSLIAEYNRLLPKVESSHKTLEQLLQVQQSLGLKIAQEGYNWQILTEPTLGTYMGSNRLLLLLGGAVIGPILGILAALILEKFNDAIYCAGDLKKLTNLRVLGSVPKLPSHGGKKRRLGMPWNGQRRANDSVIEATTKLPVHENLDMIYQNIQILKYPLPFKSLMFTSALPGEGKTTLVLGLVASATRMHRRVLVIDANLHNPSLHKILELSNDWGLSLLLVDETTTHFQDYIQPIHPSIDILTAGPEPEDTVKLLSSRRMKELIELFEQSYDLVLIDAPSILGTVDARIVASFCNGIVMVERMGKVTRSELTQATEILSNLNLIGIIANEVSNSQKVLAS, translated from the coding sequence GTGGCTAAGATTAGTCTGAATCAAGAGCAACAGGTTACAACTTCAGCACAAAGCGCGGTTGACATCAGACAACTATCTACTATTTTGCTTCGCCGCCGCTTTCTGATCTTCGGGGTTTCCTGCGTAGTTATGTCAGCGACTAGTCTCTTAGCTGTCATTGCCAAACCTGCTTACCAGAGCAATATGCAGATATTGGTGAATTCCAATTTATCTCAAGGGGCACAGTCAAATAATATTCCAGTCGAGGCAGATACTCAGGTTACTAATTCTAATTCTCTGGTTGTTGATTCAACTACTCAGATGAAACTCATGCTGAGTTATAAGCTTCTCCAGAAAGCTGTAGATTTACTTCATTCTGATTATCCTGATATTACCTTAGCAGATATCAATGGTCAGACAAAACAGAATAAAAAATCACCTCTAGAAGTAACTCCAGAAGAGGGAGGTATAGGAGTTAATCAAGTTTTTAGTCAAGTATTTAAAGTTTCTTTCCATGATGAAGATCCAGTCAAAGCTCAAAAAATACTTCAAGCTCTACAAAAAGTCTATCAAAGCTACAATAAAGAACAACAAAAAGAACGCCTGAATCATGGACTGGCTTTTGTAAATACTCGTCTACCTGAGATAAAAAAAGAGGTCAGTAAAGCTGATAAGAATTTAGAACAATTTCGCAAAAAACATAAATTACTCGATCCCGAAGTCCAAAGTAAAATCCTGTTAGAATCTCTAGCCGATATTCAAAACCAGCTACAAAGCACTCGTGCCAACCTTCAAGATGCAAACGCTCGCTACGACAACCTAGAACAACAAATAGCGTCTTCATCCCAACAGAATGAACTAATTTCTTCTCGTTTAAATCAGTCAAGCCGCTATCAAACATTATTGAGTGAAATTCAAAAAACAGAACTAGCATTGGCTAAAGAGCGACTGCGCTATACAGACGATTATCCATCAGTACAAAAACTAAAGCAGCAACGCCAAAGTCAATTGTCGCTATTACGACAAGAGGTGAAATCTATTACTACTAGCAGTAAGGGAGAACCCCTTTTAAAAGGGCAAATGGTAGGGGTAGATCCAACGTTAATAGACGAGTTTATTTTAGTGCAGACAACTGTTTTAGGACTAACTGCCAATGAAAAAAATCTAGCCGAGTCAGAACAGCGACTCCGTTCCGATCTAAACAAATATCCAAGCTTAATAGCAGAGTATAATCGTCTCCTCCCAAAAGTAGAAAGTAGTCATAAAACTCTTGAACAACTCCTGCAAGTGCAACAGTCTTTAGGACTGAAAATTGCTCAGGAGGGATATAATTGGCAAATTTTGACAGAACCGACTCTAGGGACTTATATGGGGAGCAACAGATTATTACTTTTGCTTGGGGGAGCGGTAATTGGGCCGATTTTAGGTATCTTAGCAGCTCTGATTTTGGAAAAATTTAATGATGCTATTTATTGTGCGGGAGATTTAAAGAAGCTGACGAATCTCCGTGTACTGGGATCGGTACCAAAACTACCGTCACATGGTGGGAAAAAGCGGCGGCTGGGAATGCCTTGGAATGGACAGCGCCGAGCAAATGACTCTGTAATAGAAGCCACGACTAAATTGCCCGTCCATGAGAACCTGGATATGATCTACCAAAATATTCAGATATTAAAATATCCCTTACCTTTCAAGTCGTTGATGTTTACTTCAGCACTACCAGGAGAAGGGAAGACAACCTTAGTATTAGGGCTTGTAGCTAGTGCTACTCGGATGCACCGACGGGTATTAGTTATTGATGCTAATTTGCACAACCCTAGCTTGCACAAAATCCTAGAATTATCCAACGACTGGGGACTCTCTCTGTTATTAGTTGATGAGACAACTACTCATTTTCAAGATTACATCCAGCCTATTCATCCTTCAATTGATATTTTGACTGCTGGGCCAGAACCAGAAGACACGGTAAAGTTGCTCAGTTCTCGAAGAATGAAAGAACTAATAGAGTTGTTTGAGCAAAGTTATGACTTAGTGCTGATAGATGCTCCGTCTATTTTAGGTACAGTTGATGCCAGGATTGTGGCATCTTTTTGCAATGGGATTGTGATGGTAGAGCGCATGGGTAAAGTAACCCGAAGTGAACTGACTCAAGCTACAGAAATTTTGAGTAATTTGAATTTAATTGGAATCATCGCTAATGAAGTGAGCAATTCTCAAAAGGTATTGGCATCGTAA
- a CDS encoding SpoIID/LytB domain-containing protein — MKFQLYLGFLFSQIKVRHWWVSVLLWIALVAPAQASVILRVAIERGVNQVKVGSSTTGIVKDSTGRTLGQLPAMSAYYAQAIPGGVALDKWQSGLFWIEPTGKGFVYIGDRWYRGRTLVVPTEKGLTAVNWVDDQEYLYSVLGGEMDASWPQEALKAQAIAARTYALYEREKQRNNPVFDLGNTPDRWQIYKGVISEAPATYAAVDSTLGQVLTYKNQIILSVFHACSGGHTENVEDVWGSREPYLRAVQDYDQNISECNWVKTFSPTEISAKFPGVGSVTAMTPETYSPFRSVKVLRIVGNKGTKVLQGEEVRTALKLKSTRFTVTKGADGSFVLQGLGYGHALGMSQWGAYNLARQGVNHLQILGHYYQGVALTPIQAK, encoded by the coding sequence ATGAAATTCCAACTTTACTTAGGCTTTTTATTTTCCCAGATTAAAGTACGTCATTGGTGGGTAAGTGTCCTTTTATGGATTGCTTTGGTTGCCCCAGCGCAAGCGTCGGTAATTCTGCGCGTGGCAATTGAGAGGGGTGTTAATCAGGTAAAAGTGGGCAGTTCCACCACTGGGATTGTCAAGGATAGTACCGGACGAACTCTCGGACAGTTACCAGCAATGAGTGCGTATTATGCCCAAGCTATTCCTGGCGGAGTTGCTTTAGATAAGTGGCAGTCTGGTTTATTTTGGATTGAGCCAACAGGTAAAGGATTCGTTTATATTGGCGATCGCTGGTATCGGGGCAGAACTCTGGTTGTTCCCACAGAAAAAGGCTTAACAGCTGTTAATTGGGTTGACGATCAAGAATATCTTTATAGCGTTCTTGGTGGGGAAATGGATGCTAGCTGGCCCCAAGAGGCTCTAAAAGCCCAAGCGATCGCAGCCCGCACTTATGCTCTCTATGAGCGAGAAAAACAACGGAATAATCCCGTTTTCGATTTAGGTAATACCCCCGATCGTTGGCAAATTTACAAAGGTGTCATCAGTGAAGCTCCTGCTACTTACGCCGCAGTGGATTCCACACTAGGGCAGGTACTAACTTACAAAAACCAGATTATTCTCTCAGTTTTCCACGCTTGTTCTGGGGGACACACTGAAAATGTAGAAGATGTTTGGGGAAGCCGCGAGCCTTACCTACGCGCTGTTCAAGACTACGATCAAAATATCAGCGAGTGTAATTGGGTGAAAACCTTCTCGCCCACTGAAATTAGCGCTAAATTTCCGGGAGTTGGCAGTGTGACGGCGATGACTCCAGAGACATACTCGCCTTTCCGCAGTGTCAAAGTCTTGAGAATTGTCGGCAATAAGGGTACGAAGGTGCTACAGGGTGAGGAAGTGCGAACAGCCCTGAAGCTAAAAAGTACTCGCTTTACTGTTACCAAGGGAGCCGATGGAAGTTTTGTACTGCAAGGGCTTGGCTACGGTCATGCTTTGGGTATGAGTCAGTGGGGGGCGTACAATCTGGCTCGGCAAGGAGTTAACCACCTGCAAATTTTGGGACATTATTATCAAGGTGTAGCCCTAACACCAATTCAGGCGAAGTAG
- the ilvN gene encoding acetolactate synthase small subunit, whose product MKHTLSVLVEDEAGVLSRISGLFARRGFNIESLAVGPAEQGGVSRITMVVPGDDRVIEQLTKQLYKLVNVLKVQDITENPCVERELMLLKVNASTSNRSEVIELSQIFRARVVDVAEDFLTLEVVGDPGKMVAIVQVLQKFGLKEIARTGKIALTRESGVNTELLKSLEAKV is encoded by the coding sequence ATGAAACATACCCTTTCAGTTCTGGTAGAAGATGAGGCGGGTGTTCTTTCCCGCATTTCTGGTTTATTCGCCCGTCGCGGTTTTAATATTGAAAGCCTTGCTGTTGGCCCTGCTGAACAAGGAGGAGTCTCCCGCATTACGATGGTTGTACCTGGTGACGATCGCGTGATCGAGCAACTCACCAAGCAACTATATAAGTTAGTCAATGTTCTTAAGGTACAGGATATTACCGAAAACCCTTGCGTAGAGAGGGAACTGATGCTTTTGAAGGTGAATGCTAGCACCAGCAATCGCTCAGAAGTGATCGAATTGTCTCAGATTTTCCGGGCGCGAGTCGTGGATGTAGCTGAAGATTTTCTCACCTTAGAAGTTGTGGGAGATCCGGGTAAGATGGTAGCGATCGTGCAGGTGTTGCAAAAATTTGGTTTGAAAGAAATCGCCCGCACTGGGAAAATTGCTCTGACTCGTGAATCGGGTGTGAATACCGAGTTACTCAAGTCTTTGGAAGCAAAAGTTTAA